AAGACTTTCAGGGACGAGATGTACGAGGATTACAAGGCGAACCGCCCGCCCATGCCCGACGAACTTCGCTCACAGATCGATCCGATACTCGAGGCGGTCAGGGCCATGGGCTTACCGCTGCTGCAAACCCCGGGTGTCGAGGCCGATGACGTGATCGGCACGCTGGCGCGCTGGGCGGACCAGGAAAACATGGTCACGGTCATATCAACCGGCGACAAGGACATGGCGCAACTGGTCAACGACAACATTTCGCTGGTCAACACGATGACCGGCAAAACCATGGATCGAGATGGCGTCAAGGACAAGTTCGATGTTTACCCGGAGCAGATCGTGGATTTTCTGGCCCTGACCGGCGACAGCTCCGATAATATCCCCGGCGTCCCGAAAGTCGGACCGAAGACCGCGGCCAAATGGCTGAACCAGTATGCAACGCTGGACAAAATCGTGGCCAACGCCGATCAGATCAAGGGCAAGGTCGGCGAAAGTCTGCGTGAAAATCTCGAACAGTTAGAATTGTCGCGCAAGCTCGCGACGATACGCTGCGATCTCGATCTGGACCAGGGCGCGCAGGATCTTGCGCCGGGCAAGCCGGATATCGATAGACTCAGAAAGCTGTATCAGCGCCTGGAGATGAACTCGTTGTTGCGCAAGCTGCCGGAACCGGAAGTAGAGGCAACCGCTGCCAAACCGGTCAGCGGCAAATACCAGACCATTTTTACGCACAAGGATTTTTCCGTCTGGCTCAAAAAGCTGGAGCAGGCGCAGCTGATCGCTATCGATACCGAAACCGACAGTCTCGACTACATGAACGCCCAGATCGTCGGGCTGTCTTTTGCGGTCGAGGAAGGTGAGGCGGCCTACCTGCCGGTGGCTCACGATTACCCGGGTGCGCCGGACCAGTTGTCACGTGACGAAGTGCTCGCGACCCTGCAGCCGCTACTTGAAAACCCGAAATTGCAAAAAGTCGGTCATCATCTGAAATACGACGCGCACATACTGGCCAATTACGGAATCCGCATGAGGGGCATGAAATATGACTCGATGCTCGAATCCTACGTGTTGAACAGCACGGCGACCCGCCACGACATGGATTCGGTTGCCAGGCGATACCTCGGCGCCAAGACTATTTCTTTTGAGGATGTCGCCGGCAAGGGCGCGAAGCAACTGACCTTCAACCAAGTCTCTTTGGAGCAGGCCGGACCGTACGCGGCAGAGGATGCGGACATTAGCTTGCGCTTGCACCACGAGTTGTGGCGCCAACTGAAAGCTGTGCCAAAACTCTGCGCCTTGTACGAGGAAATCGAGCAGCCGCTGGTCCCGGTCCTGCTGCGGATGGAGCGCACCGGCGTATTGCTGGATGCCGATCTGCTGCGAGAGCAGAGCGCGGAAATCGCCGTGCGTCTGCAGGAACTGGAAAAACAATCCCATGAAGCCGCCGGCCAGCCGTTCAACCTGGGATCGCCAAAACAACTGCAGGAAATACTGTTCGAGAAACAACAGCTGCCAATTATTCGGAAAACGCCCAAAGGGCAACCGTCGACTGCAGAGGACGTACTCCAGGAACTCGCCGCGGACTATGAGCTGCCCCGGTTGATTCTCGACTACCGGATGCTGTCCAAGCTCAAATCCACCTATACCGACCGCCTGCCCGAGCAAATCAACCCGCGCACCGGCCGCGTACACACTTCGTACCACCAGGCAGTCACGGCGACCGGCCGCTTGTCATCGAGCGACCCGAATCTGCAGAATATCCCGATCCGGACCGCAGAAGGCCGGCGCATTCGCCAGGCTTTTGTCGCCCCGGATGGGCGTCGGCTTCTCGCCGCCGACTATTCCCAGATCGAGTTGAGAATCATGGCTCACCTGTCAGGCGACGAGGGCCTTTTGCAAGCCTTTGCCGATGACCAGGATATCCACCGCGCGACCGCGGCCGAAGTGTTCTCGGTTGCCCTCGATGAGGTCAGCGATGATCAGCGTCGTTCAGCCAAGGCGATTAATTTTGGCTTGATATACGGGATGTCGGCATTTGGCCTGGCGCGCCAACTGAACATCAGGCGCGGTGAAGCGCAAGATTACGTAGACCTCTACTTCGACCGCTACCCGGGCGTCAGGGCATATATGGACAACACCCGCCAACTGGCCAGGGAGCAAGGCTATGTCGAGACTGTTTTCGGCCGCCGCCTGTACCTGCCTGAGATCAACGCACGCAATTCGCAACGACGACAGTACGCCGAGCGCAGCGCGATCAACGCACCGATGCAGGGCACCGCGGCCGATATCATCAAAATGGCGATGATCCAGGTCGATGACTGGATCCAGCGTGAAGCCACGGACATCAGCCTGCTGATGCAGGTTCACGACGAACTGGTTCTGGAAGTCCCCGAGTCCCGGGTCGAGGAGGCCGGCGAGCGTATTCGGGAACTGATGACCAGCGCTGCAACGCTAAATGTTCCCCTGAAAGTCGATCTGGGCTTCGGTGAGAACTGGGACGAAGCTCATTAGTCTGCCGGTCCGGCTGCCGTCGCGTCGGTGATCTAGAAACTGGTCCAAGCCCGGAACTTTCTTGCATCGCGGCACTCTTACTGAATGAGCGCAGAAATGCAGCTCGCTTGCTTACCTCCCTGAGCAAGCTAGCACCCGGCATCCCCATTCCGGGTTCATTTCCCCGGTGCAATTTAGCCCCGGGGATTTTTTTGCCGGTAATTTGCGCTGGCGACCGGCTGCCGATTCAGCAAGGCCATCAGCGCTTCCCGCGCCTGATCGATGCCAGATTTCTTGGTAGCCGAAAACAACTGGACCGATGTTTCCGCGTCAACCGCGGACCTGACCTCGTGTAGCATCGCCGAGGCCTTTCCGCGGCTAAGTTTGTCGGCCTTGGTCAGCAAAATATGGGTCAGGCAACCAACACCCTCGGACCAGGCCAGCATCTGGCGGTCGAACTCGGTCAGCGGCCTGCGTGCATCCATCACCAGGATCAGGCCCGCCAATGATCTTCTTTGCCTAAAGTAGGCCTCCATCAAGTGCCGCCAGTGTCGCCTCACTGCTGCGGGAACTCGCGCATAACCATAACCGGGCAAATCGACCAGGCGATCGCCATCCGGCAAGGCAAAGAAATTGACCAACTGGGTGCGCCCCGGCGTCTTGCTGGTTCGTGCCAGGCTCTTCCTGCCGGCAATCGCGTTCAGGGCGCTGGACTTGCCGACATTGGAGCGGCCCGCAAAAGCCACTTCGCTGCCCTTATCCGGCGGAAACTGCGCCGGCCGGTTGGCGCTGATCACGAATTCGGCCTGGTTGAATGGAGACATTATGTCGTTCTATGGTGGACTGAAATAAAGGCTTTTAGTGTACAATGCTGCGCTTGCGACAACCCGTCTATTTTCCAGCGCGGGGGCCAAAAAGACGGGGGAGGCTGAGCACAATGTATCGCATGTTTATTATTGCCGTATTGTCGATGTTCAGCCAGAACATCGCTCTAGCCGAGGGATCGGTTGAAGCAGGCAAACAAAAATCCGCAGCCTGTGCCGCCTGCCACGGCGCGGACGGCAACAGCGTAAACCCGGCCTGGCCGCGGCTGGCCGGTCAGAATCAGAGATACCTGATCGAGCAACTGGAAGGCTTCAAGAATGGCGATCGCCAGGACCCGTTGATGACGCCGCTTGCGATGATACTGTCCGATCAGGACATGGCAGACCTGGCGGCCTTTTACGAGGCACAGGAATCCGGGCATGGCGAGGCCGACCTCGCACTGGTCCCTCTTGGTCAGAAAATCTACCGGGCAGGCGTCGTGGGGGAGGCCATTATTCCGGCCTGCTATGCGTGTCATGGACCGAATGGTCACGGCGTGGCGCCGGCCGGATATCCGGCGCTGGGCGGTCAGCATGCAGCCTATACCGAAGCCCAGCTCAGGGCC
Above is a window of Pseudomonadota bacterium DNA encoding:
- the polA gene encoding DNA polymerase I; translation: MPEKRKVLVLVDGSSYLYRAFHALPPLTTSKGEPTGAIHGVLNMLQKLIRDYQPEHIAVVFDAGGKTFRDEMYEDYKANRPPMPDELRSQIDPILEAVRAMGLPLLQTPGVEADDVIGTLARWADQENMVTVISTGDKDMAQLVNDNISLVNTMTGKTMDRDGVKDKFDVYPEQIVDFLALTGDSSDNIPGVPKVGPKTAAKWLNQYATLDKIVANADQIKGKVGESLRENLEQLELSRKLATIRCDLDLDQGAQDLAPGKPDIDRLRKLYQRLEMNSLLRKLPEPEVEATAAKPVSGKYQTIFTHKDFSVWLKKLEQAQLIAIDTETDSLDYMNAQIVGLSFAVEEGEAAYLPVAHDYPGAPDQLSRDEVLATLQPLLENPKLQKVGHHLKYDAHILANYGIRMRGMKYDSMLESYVLNSTATRHDMDSVARRYLGAKTISFEDVAGKGAKQLTFNQVSLEQAGPYAAEDADISLRLHHELWRQLKAVPKLCALYEEIEQPLVPVLLRMERTGVLLDADLLREQSAEIAVRLQELEKQSHEAAGQPFNLGSPKQLQEILFEKQQLPIIRKTPKGQPSTAEDVLQELAADYELPRLILDYRMLSKLKSTYTDRLPEQINPRTGRVHTSYHQAVTATGRLSSSDPNLQNIPIRTAEGRRIRQAFVAPDGRRLLAADYSQIELRIMAHLSGDEGLLQAFADDQDIHRATAAEVFSVALDEVSDDQRRSAKAINFGLIYGMSAFGLARQLNIRRGEAQDYVDLYFDRYPGVRAYMDNTRQLAREQGYVETVFGRRLYLPEINARNSQRRQYAERSAINAPMQGTAADIIKMAMIQVDDWIQREATDISLLMQVHDELVLEVPESRVEEAGERIRELMTSAATLNVPLKVDLGFGENWDEAH
- a CDS encoding cytochrome c4 yields the protein MYRMFIIAVLSMFSQNIALAEGSVEAGKQKSAACAACHGADGNSVNPAWPRLAGQNQRYLIEQLEGFKNGDRQDPLMTPLAMILSDQDMADLAAFYEAQESGHGEADLALVPLGQKIYRAGVVGEAIIPACYACHGPNGHGVAPAGYPALGGQHAAYTEAQLRAFRSGARRTDPDQQMRNVAARLSDEEIIAVASYLQGLH
- a CDS encoding YihA family ribosome biogenesis GTP-binding protein, coding for MSPFNQAEFVISANRPAQFPPDKGSEVAFAGRSNVGKSSALNAIAGRKSLARTSKTPGRTQLVNFFALPDGDRLVDLPGYGYARVPAAVRRHWRHLMEAYFRQRRSLAGLILVMDARRPLTEFDRQMLAWSEGVGCLTHILLTKADKLSRGKASAMLHEVRSAVDAETSVQLFSATKKSGIDQAREALMALLNRQPVASANYRQKNPRG